In Silene latifolia isolate original U9 population chromosome 6, ASM4854445v1, whole genome shotgun sequence, the genomic window agtcaatgttaccattggtctggtatggagggagtatataaaaaTATAAAGAAGGGCAATTTCATCATAAATTTAGGTTTTAAAAcagaaaatttgaattttgacggaTTATGTCACCGGAATGTGAAAATGGGTGTAATCTTTGACCTGAGAACATCATATCGTTTGGCATTGGAAAAAAAacatgggttgtttggttgccataagTATTGGAAAAGGTTGGAATTAGAATTTCTcaggaacttccaatgcctaCATCATGTGGAAAGTTGCTTACCTACtcccccttggtcattggaagttcctgtggaatttaattcctacatgagcAACCAACACTTTTCCGAAATTCACCCGAATTGGATGAGGGAACTTAATTCCCATAAATTGTAGGTTCCTAGGAAAATTAAATTCTTTGATCAACCAAACAATTCCTAATTAAAGTTTTAATAAGGAAGTTATTTAGAGAAGTggtttataaaagggagtaaattGTTAATTTACCCTAACAATTACCACCAAGCATCCCTTTATTTACACCATACAATTACCATTTACCACTGGCGCCTCACGCTATTCCTCAAAATCTCTAGATCTGAGAGTTTACCACCAAGTAACATAGTGCTGTAAAAACAATGAGGAGCAGCAAGAAACCCACATCATCATCGAATTTGCCGTATATCCCACCTGAAATTTTGATTCAGATTTTCCCAACATTACCGGTGAAAACCCTATTACGATTCAGGTGCGTATGTAAATCTTGGCGTTCCATTATCGATAACCCTGATTTCGTTTACAtgcatttccaacattcccaaatCAATTCTGAAAATAGTACGAGTAATAAATTATTGTTAGCCTTTGAGGGTATGGGATGCTCCGAAGACGTAGGTTGTGTATTGACAGTTCGCGATGCTGAAACTCTTGGTAAAATCGATCGCATTTTTAGAACACATTCGGGAAAGTACCGTATTATAGGTAGCTGTAATGGGTTGATTTTAGTGGGACTATATGCTCCTCACGGTCACCTTAAACAATTGAGATTATGGAATCCTTGTATTCGCAAATCGTTTTTATTTCCAACTTGCCCACTTCGCTTAGATTGGATCGGCGACTTTGTTTGGTATTTGTTTGGGTTTGCCCCTCGTAGTCAGGATTATAAAGTGGTTGGGTTCGACCCTGACTATAGTCGGGGTGTACAGAATGGAATAATCTATTTTGCAGTTTATACTCTCAGTAATCAAGAATGGACCGTCAGAAAAGATCCCCTTAATATCCCTATTCTCAACAATGATAGTAGGCGTGGGCTATTTGACTATGTATCAACTGCTGTTTTCCTTCGAGGCACGGGACACTGGCTTGGAAAAATTGATAATCATAGGAATGCATTTACTCATCTTGTTTCCTTCGACTTTGATCAGGAAAAATTAACCTTATTGGAACTGCCATTCACTTGCGAAGAAAAGGGCTCCTTGATGTTTCTGTTTTTTCTTGAGGGGTCGCTAGCCGTTTTTGGTATTTCTAAAGTAAGTTCCAGCATATGGATGTTAGAACAAGACAACCAAAAGGGGCCGTGGACTCTATCGTTTTCGGGGAATTCAAGTGAGGATGGTTATGAAGTATTCGAGTTGTGCCATAGTAAGCTTGAGAAGGTATTCTATTGTGAGAGTGATGGCGGCTATTTTATTTGCGGGAATAAGATTTATAATATAGGTAGTGGCCAAGTACAGCCGTTCAAAAAATATATGAGCTCTCATTTAAGACTAGAGAAGTATTGGGAGAGCTTGGTTTTGTTCAAAGGATACGGAGCCCGTGATTTGAGATCCTCCCCATGAATAAGAGAATACAACTATGTTTGTCTTACCAATGGTTTTGAGCTGAACCTCTGGCAGTTAGTCAACCAACCTTGAGTATGTGATCAATTGCTACTCCATCATCCCTCTAGGTCTTTGAGAAGCGAGAATTCGTGTTATTCCTAGCATTTTGCCGTagcttattttttttcttttttttcttttcatggCGTGCGTTTTTAATTCTGCAGATACATATTTACATTATGGATTTATTTATGGTATTCGTACTTTGCGTTGGTATTGTTATCTTTCTTTCTCCCAATTTTTATTTAGATTCTTCATAATCATTGATTTCTAATAGGGTTCTTAACTCATTTTCACAATTAAACAACTACTGATTCTAAAACCATTACTAAACATTGGTTGCATATCTGCGATATATATGAAAC contains:
- the LOC141587881 gene encoding F-box/kelch-repeat protein At3g23880-like, with protein sequence MRSSKKPTSSSNLPYIPPEILIQIFPTLPVKTLLRFRCVCKSWRSIIDNPDFVYMHFQHSQINSENSTSNKLLLAFEGMGCSEDVGCVLTVRDAETLGKIDRIFRTHSGKYRIIGSCNGLILVGLYAPHGHLKQLRLWNPCIRKSFLFPTCPLRLDWIGDFVWYLFGFAPRSQDYKVVGFDPDYSRGVQNGIIYFAVYTLSNQEWTVRKDPLNIPILNNDSRRGLFDYVSTAVFLRGTGHWLGKIDNHRNAFTHLVSFDFDQEKLTLLELPFTCEEKGSLMFLFFLEGSLAVFGISKVSSSIWMLEQDNQKGPWTLSFSGNSSEDGYEVFELCHSKLEKVFYCESDGGYFICGNKIYNIGSGQVQPFKKYMSSHLRLEKYWESLVLFKGYGARDLRSSP